A window of Canis lupus baileyi chromosome 3, mCanLup2.hap1, whole genome shotgun sequence genomic DNA:
CCCCACTCGGGCACCCAATTCACATGCACGCATCTCAAATGAAAGCCAGAATTCTTTGAAATCCATTGCCTTGAAGAAAGTGTAAACAATCAAAAGCAGAGAAATACACTTTGCGATGCTCCTTCTCACGAAAGCCCTCGGGGTGACACCAACACCTGACACAAAGTGTGACTTTACAACAAGAGAGCAGTCACACAGAATGATTGGTCTTATTCCTTTACGGTAATGTctggggagcatgatgtgggaagTTGAAATAATAATTagtgagaatatttttaaaaagattttcagagGGACCCTCCACACACTAGTACTGGCCCAGCACTAATCAAGAACAGAGGACCCAACCCGCTCCAAACAGAAGCTATCTATTTGTTCCCTAGGTGGTCAGCAGTGTTGGCAGTGACATGAGAAGTGGCAGGAGGGGCCAGCAGATAGCAAGTAGGCAGGCTCCGTGTCACCAAGGGGTAGCGAGGAAGGTAGACTGCCACTTGTCCCCCGAAGGCTGCAAACTGGCCACATTCCTGAGAAGCTGGTGGGCAGCCAGTGTGGCCTAGGAGCCGCCTGGCCTGTGGAGGAGGCCTGGCTCCTGTCTGGGCAGATCAGAGCACCTGGACGGTCTGGACCACTGACATCACATCTCTCCCCACAAATGATGTGTCCCATCACAGAAAGACTTAACCGAATTTCCTGGTAAAGTGAGAGGGTATACTGAGAGTATACACCCACCGGAAGTCCCCTGAGGTGCAAAGGACCCTCTTGATTGAGGGACCCCTGGAATGGCCGAATCGTCTATGCCCACTGCGTATCACAAGGGGGTTGGCTAGAgaagggggagtggggaggggcctcCCCCGCGCAGAGCTGTTCATCTACTGAGAAAGGAAGCTCCAAATACCAGTTGTGAGATTTCTGGGACCTTTTAACTTCCTAGTTATCTGTTGCTGTGTTACTACTACCATCCTTCATCTGTCTGAGAGTCAGCACAGGGACAGAGCAGGAGGCAGCCACAAAGAGGCCAGGACAGTAGACTAAATGTCAAAGTCTCAGAAAGAAGGGAATAGATGGGAGAAATAGGGACTCAGCCAACTCAAGGTCTCTGAACAGTTTCTAGCACCCTGCTTTGCATGGGCTCTGGCCTGATGAACACCTGTGCTCCCTTCTAtcatccatatttttcttttgcacagGGGCCTGTTCAAGGATCAccccttccaggaagccttctctaaTTAACCCTAGCCATCGTATTGCTATTGAAGTTGGGAGCTTTCACAGTGTTCTATTTGTGCTGGCTGGTATTAATGCGTAACTGCTACAGCTATGTTCTTAAGGGGGCTACTTCTCTCCTAACTTGGACTGGAAGTTCTCAAGAGCAGAGACTCCACTTCTTATGTCTGTGCCTACCCACCACAACTAGATACAGACTGTCAAAGGGATTGGGATAAGGCCTCATCCTTTCCTCTCTGGGGCTTAACCCTGAGGCATCGGGTTCCAGAGAGCCGGGGCAGGTGGTGGGATGAAGAGGAAGGGGGCAGTACAGGGGAAAGCAAGCATGGGAGTGAGCAAAGGCCAAAGGCACCATCACCCCAAAAATGCCTCATAGTCCATATACCAAACCAGCTGGCCAGAACTAGGCAGGACACCTGAAATGGGCCACTTCTTGGGCTCATGGCCTGCGCGGCTCACCAGCATCGTGATCTCACGCTTCACTCTGCCCATGACCAGGACTGCCACCTTCCTGGCACGGTTGATGAGGGGCAGGCTAAGGCTCATGCGCTGGTGTGGCTTGTAGGGGCTCCTGGTCAGCACTACTGGCTGTGTGCCATCCAGGCCAGCAGGGGACTGTGGGAAGAGGGAGGCTGTGTGCCCGTCCGTGCCCATGCCCAGCAGCACCAGGTCAAAGCTGCTGTTGGTCACCAGGGCTGAGATCTCGCTGGCATACATCTGGGCCCCCTGGTCCTCCTCAGCACAGAGCCGCTGGTGCAGATGCACAGGCATGGGGTGGATATTGTAGTAGGGGACCCTGATGTACCGCAGCAGGTGAGCCTGCAGGCCCTGGAAGTTTGACTCAGGATCCCAAAGTGGGACACAGCGCTCATCCACCAGCCACAGATGCGTCTGGGCCCAGGGGAAGCCAAAGTGCCCAGTGGCCAGCTGCTCCAACAGGGGCACAGGGCTTGAGCCACCAGAGAGTGCCAGATGGAACTCGCCAAACCGCCGTACGGCCCGCACAGCTGTGGCCTCGATGTCATCGGCCAGCTTAGAGATCAGCTCCTCAGGCCAGGCCGAGATCAGGGGGCTTTCCCGGTACTTGGCCGTAAGAACCTGGAAGTTACTGGGCATTGGAGCAGAACCTGGCCCAGGCACCAGCTGCTCCAGCTGCTGCTGGCAAAAGCGCAGCTGGGCGCCACTGAACTCAAAGTCCAACAGGAACCCATTCTCAGCTCCTCCTGGGTAGAGGCGTGGGACCTCGTGGGCCAGGCTGTCCAGCAAGGGCGTCCAGAAGACCCAGGAGGCCAGCAAGTTCTCCGTGGTGATGAAGGAGTCCTTTCGGCCATGGAAGATATGAGATATGAGGACAGAATAGGCATCCTGCTCCCTCACGGGGCTGTAGACATAGTAATCAGAGATAGGGCGGCCGAAAAGGTGGAGCCCGGGTCGGCCCTCCACTTCCTTCCAGCTCTTGGAGGGCAGGGAGGGTCTGAACAGGTTCCGACTGACCAGCACGGCAGGGCTGCCCAGCTCACCATGTCCAATGTAGAAGATGATCTGTCGAGGCAGGCACTGGCTCTGGTCCACCACCCAGCGCTTCTCGTTCTGGGCACAGTAAGCCTGGTTCCTAAACAAGATCCGAATGTAGCCCACTCTCTCATCCAAGGCTTTGCCAGACATCAAGATGAAAGGGACGCCCTCCCAGCGAAGGTTGTCCACGTGAACAAGGATGCCTGAGATGACAGGGGACAGTGGAGGTGACATTCAGGCACAGAGAACCCAGGACTTCCAGTGCACCTGCCTTCCCTTCTTTACCACCCCACCAACCTTTCTCCTCTCTGAATGGAGCACCCCTGGATGCTATGCTCATCCTTTCTAGCATCTTCTCCCCCAAGCCAGTCCTCAAAATCTAGCCTCTAGGCAACCTCAGATGCCCACCTCTGTGAGGCACCTTAAGAGTcctggcctcccccagccccaagcAAAGAAAACTGAAGTCTTATGGTGGAGGCATTTCTGACTCTTGGTCGGGGGAGGAGGATCCTTGAGAACCCAGATGCGCATGAGGCAAGGCCAGACAGCAGAGAAGAGGTGGGCTGGGGTTCTGAGCCAACAGCAGGGTGGAGTGCACGTACGGGGGCTgcagtgggaggggggcaggcaccAAAGTGGTGGAAGCCAGTGGCTGAGGGCACACCTGATTTGGGTTCCAAGCCTGGTTTTTCCATGTACTATCTGTGcctaaccttgggcaagtttctgaACTTCACTGAGCCTCTGGTTTCCTGACCTCTGGATGGGGGTAGCAATCATGGCTGCATCACGGATCTGTGCACCTGAGGATTATATAAGGTAGCGTATATCAAGTGCCTGGCATGTTGGAAGTGCCCCATAAACAGTCACTGCTTTTGTAGTAGAGTTTATTATCTGCAGCCTTAGGGAGTCAGCCCTTTCCAGGAACGCTCTGGGCCTAGGGAAGTGTCCATAGGATGGCTCGAGAGGACATTTGTCTGAGCAGCAGGGTGACTGCCTCCTGGCAATGCTGTGGGCTGTGGCCAGACAGGTGGATAACCTCACTGGGGGGCTGGATATAAGCGGGAGCCAGGTCTGAACCCGGCTCAGAGAGCTCTGGAAGTGTGTGTGGATGTGGACTGAACTGAGACCATCACTGGGGTGTCCTTTACCAAGAACGACCCAAAAGGTGACCTACTGCTGAAAGACGGTGGAAGGCCAGAGAGGCAAAGGACTTTCCTCCTTGGTGATGAGCACCCCCGTGAATATCCCTCCTGAGGTCTCTTCCAACCCAAACCAAAGGGTGTCTGGCCTTGGAAGGCTGTGGCCCCAGAGCCCACCTGCGAAGGTTGGCGTCAGGCTGTAGAAGCTGTCTGGCTTTTGCTGCTCTCTGCGCACCTGCCTGCTGTACGCCTGGTACTGGCCCAGGACAGCACTGCCCTTCTGCAGGCCCCGCAGAGCCTGGAAGGCCTGCAGCTTGTGCTGCAGCACAGCCTTGGAGCTGCTGATGTTGTAGGGTAGCTCCATAGCCACGAGGGTGAGGACCTCTGTCAGGTGGTTCTGGAGCACATCTCGGATGACACCATACTCCTCATAGAAGCTGGTGCGGCCTGcgcgggaggaggaggggaggcagaggctgtCAAAGACTGGCAACATGCCCAACTTCCCCGAGAAACACCTGGACCCCcgccctgcacccctgccctgcccgcccACCCTGCAGCTGGAGTCCTCATCCCTCAGAGAGCTTATAAAAATGACTTATGTCAGagcaaaccatttttttttaatatatgaagtttttttttttttaagattttatttatttattcatgagagacacagaaacataggtagagggagaagcaggctccatgcaaggagctcaacgcaggactccatcccaggaccccaggatcacaccccgggccaaaggcaggcgctaaagggATCccgaagttttttttttgttttgttttgttttttaatttattgatttgaaagagagagcgagagaaagcatgaaggggggagggtcagagggagaagcagactccctgctgagcggggagcctgatgcagatggggttccatcccaggatcctgggatcatgacctgagctgaaggcagacacttaatcatctgagccacctagacaccccagAGCAAACCTcaacaaaagaaggaaggagagtgcCTGAGCATTTTAAGTGAAGCTGTCAAACTCCTTGGCCCTTCCTAAGAATCTGCGTGGGGAAGGGTCTTGTCCCAGCAAAGGCCAGAGGGCATTTATTTGCAGATGGGTGGCCAGACTCCTGCTCTCCTCAGGAATTGGTGGGTGGGTGTGGTGCCAGAGAAGGAGGTGGCATTATGGTGAGGGCCTGGGCTCTAGGGTCCCACTGCCACTTAGTACTGTGTGATTCTAGGCATTCCCTGACTTCTGGGTCTGTTTTCGCACCCTGCCATTAAATGGACTAATAACCACCAGCCCATTACTAAGGGCACAGCTGAACCAGGCAGTGTGCAGGTGCGAGGGCCCTGCCCTTGGCTttcagtgagagggagagaaaacaaagtAAGTCAGCAAAGaaattacaggggcacctggctgcctcagtcatttgggtgtctgactcttggtatcaactcaagtcttaatctcagggtcatgggtccaagccctgcattgggctctatgctggatgcagagctgacttaaaaaaataaaaaagaaattacagacaGAGTGAGAAGAGGGCCTGAGGACTCCAGAGTGAGCTGCAAAAAAACAGGGAAAGATGATAAAGGAGCCTTCAGATGCACACACCCCGAGGCAGGAAAGAGCTCGGCTGTGATGGTCTACAGGAAGGTGAGCAGGGCTGGCGGTACCAGCAGTACCAGCTTCTACCTTCAGAGGAAGCCAGCGGAGAATCTGAGGCAGGGAAAGACGAGATCTGGTGCGCATTCAGAACAGATTCCAGACCACTGTGGGGAGAATGGATGCAGAAACAACAAGCCCACGGCAGAGGCCACACAGTTGCTCAGCAGAGTGGCAACCAGGCTGGAGTTGACGTGGCAGCAGAAAAGCCAGAGGGAGTGGATGATTTGTTACAGGATCAGAAGTGACTGGGCTTGCTGCACACTGGTGGCAAGCCTAAGCCCAAGGTGGGGGCCAAAGGTAACTTCTAGAACTGAGGCCTAAGCAAAGAATGGGCAATGGGAAGGCCCCACTGGGAGAGGAGCAGTTTGACGGAGGGGAAATCATGAGGTccgttttgtgtgtgtttaagtgtAAGACCCCCAGATGCAGACACCAGCTTGGCAGGAGGGCAGGGTCCTGCAAGGGTAGAGGAGAGTAGCACAGAAgacattgagcagagagccccgcCACAGCAGCTAGGTGCTCACTGTACCCCTTCCGCTCACACACACACGGGGTCCTGCACGGCAGCCACCACCATTACCCCTGCTGCACACCAGATGGAAGCACTGAATGTCTAGGGCCAGCACATGCAACACTACACCACACCCTCTAGAACTCAGGGCGAGGTCTGATGATCAGCGACTCAAATACATACAAGCCCACAGTCTCACAGCCTGGGCTTCAAATGCACAACACCTCACAGGGCATAGTTCATACTCCACCCACCTGCCGACACCCAGCCAATCCAGAGCCTTATAGAAAAGGCCTGACATCATGACAGGAGGAGCAATCATCTGTCAAAGGCTTCATGTGAGTGAGCTGGAACTTGGGATTGGGTCTTCACCCACTAACATCTACCTGTCCTGCAGGTCCCTGCTTCTAGAGGGTTTCACTGACCCCTTGGCCTGCACTCCTTGGGGGCCCTGTCTTCTGCAAGCCCAGGTGAATGACTCAGTGCCCGCTCGTCCCTCTCTCTGCCACACCTGAATCTGGAGCAGGTGAGTAGGAGCTCACCTGTCTGCCCACTGCTGTGTGCCCTGTGCCTGCCACAGCCCCATGACCATACCATGGGACCCTGGACAGCAGAGAACATGAACATCCATGCTCACAGAAACACAATGTCGAGAGAAAAACATGCTTGCTTtgataacataaaaattaattttgaaaataggaTATAAGATGAACTGTATACATAGAACTccaataaatgaaaaacacaactGGAAATTAGAAATGCAATGAATGGGTTTTATGAATTAGAAACAGTAGAAAAGAGTCAGCCAACAGAAGACACAACTGAAGAGATTATCCTGTATGCAGGATAGAGAGACAAAAAGACCCACACTCTctcactcagacacacacacaggcacatgcatgcacacgcagTATGTCTCCTCTTCAAAACTAAACAACATATTGTCTTGGGAATCAGACCTACACAGAAACAATCAAGAGCAGCAAGGGAGTAACTGAACCAAAATCTGGAATagtaaaggagaggaaatgagacaGAATTTGGGGAAGGACACAAAGagctctttttattattttatttttttatttttttttaagaagctctTTTTAAACAATGCTTGCTGGGTACACTGGTGTTTGTTATATCACACTTCTTCACATCCTATACACATTtagtaagaattcttttttatctAGTCAATATTTAAttcaaacaagcaaaaacaagtGGTCCCTAGTTTAGACCTGCTTAGCCTCACATGCTCCCTTCCAGGGGCCACGCAGGGTCCCCGGCACCAGTCCGAACCACCTGCCCCAACCAGGCCTGCGGTGCTCGGTCACGCCAGCTGGATGGCGAGCAGGACCAGCCACGACTGGCAGAATGTGCCCTGAATTCAGCCCAAGATGCCAGGCCTGGGAGCACCCGGCTTGTGGGGCAAGAAGTGGAGCCAGGAGCCCGCTTGCAGGAAGGCACCTTTGTGCTCAGTAGTGGGAGTCTGACTCTCTTATTCTCAGCCAGAAATTAGGGTACAGCTCTGGCCAGTCATGCTAAACCCTCGAAGAGCTGGACAATCAGCTCAGCGGGGCCAGCCAAAATGCCAAAAGCACCCCTGTCCCCGCTCCATGGAAACAATGCCTGAGCTCCCCTAGCCCCACAGAGTTCTGGTCTTCAAGGTTCTTAGAGTATGGTTGAGAAGGCATCAAGAAAAGACAATAATTATAGTAACAGCATCTACCAGTCTATTTATTCCTCATGGTAACAATCTATAAGGAGATCTtactttgaaaatacaaattttggtgatccctgggtggctcagcggtttagcgccaccttcagcccggggcctgatcctggagacccgggatcaagtcccacatcaggctccctgcacggagcctgcctcttcctctgtctgtatctctgcctctctctctctctctctctctgtgtgtgtctctatgaataaataaaatcttttaaaaaatacaaattttaattttaaaaatacaaggaaactgaggttcagagaagttagaAATAGGGCCACACAGCTCACAAAGGGGTAAATATGAATTTGAACCCAGAGCCTGCAATTCTTACCATCCCTTTTAACTTCCACCACTCCCATTTAAACAACCATACAATGGCATGAGCACCAGTGACTTGGAGTGAGAAGCTAGTGGAGCTTGGCTCTGGAAGGATGGATCTAGGTCAAAGGTCAAGGGCCCCAACACAGTTTGCCTGGTGATGGTAAGCCTGGTCTAGCAGAAGCAGCCAGTCTGTGATTCAGAATAGCAGAAATCAAGAACGGTTGGAAAGGGCCCTGGAAACTCGGCTGAGAAGTCAAGGGGCTAGTATAAGTTTTTCACCTTCACTGGTTAAACagaactaccgtatgatccagccATTTCACTCCTATGTGCACACCCATGAGCAATGAACACATAGTCCACACAGATGCTGGTACGTGAACCTCCACGGCAGCATTATTCACGATGGCCAAAgagcagaaacaacccaaatgcctatcaactgatgaatggaggGATAAAGTATGGTCtgtccatacaacagaatattattcacaataagaaaagaaacactgGTACATGCCGCAGCATGGATGCACCCCGAAACCATGCCACTGTGACAGAAGCTAAACACAAAAGGCCACCACTGTGTGATGTCGTTTAGATGAAGTGTCAGGAACAGGCAGGTCCACAGAGAAATCAGGTCGTCTGCTGCATGGGGCTGGGAGGGAACATGGATGAGGATGGAGGGTACAGGGTTTCTCTTGGGGGTGATGAAAACTTTCTAAAACTGGCTGTGGTGGTGGGTGCATgactgtgaatacactaaaatcTCCTGGATTAAATGCTGTACATGGGGAAATTGTCTGAAATGCGAATTGAATCTCTAATAAGACTTTTTCTAGCAAGTATCAGAGCAGAAGTGGAATCACATAGGGGTGCCGTGGGACAGTGGGGCTATCTCCCATCTACCTGCGAGACAAGTTTATGGAGAGCGGGCTGGTGGTGGTGTAGCAGCAAGGCAGCACTCGGGGCAAATGAGGGAAGTAACAAGGGTCACAGCAAATGCAAAGACATTGGTTGGGGAGGAGTAAAAGCTGTGTGGGAGGAGTAAAAGCTGTGTGGTGCCTGGCTAGACCTGAGAGGCCACAGGAGTCATGACCTGGAGTATGGTCTCTGGAGCCAGATGTAGGGATTCAAGTACCTGCTCTGCCACCTTTCAGCTCTGCAACCCCACGTGAGCAGCTCTCCCTCACACAAAGAAGAGGACAGTGGCGTCCCTCCCTTGCAGGGCTGCTGTGGACGTTAATGAGTTAACACATCTATCTATGGggcttggaacagtgcctggcacacaggaagcacTGGCAGGTCCTGCCTAGGATTTGTATTTTTACAGGAGCTGAAAAAGAGGGGCTACTGGCCCGGCAGCACAGAGGGCAGTCACCATCTGGAAataaagaaggcagaaaatgtAGCTCGTGTTTCAATGACAGTTTAAGTTCTAAATCTGCTGAGTCTGAAGTGGTGACATCCTGTGAACATCTCTAGAAGGCCAGTCAGAGATAGAAGACTAGAGCTTGGAGAGGCAACAGAAGTCAGAGATATACTGGATTTCATCAAATCCAAAATGCCAATCATGGTGAAAGCATCACTGGTTTACAACCACTAAGAAACAGCCAGACCATGGACTATGTCAACCACGGCACCCCATCAACAGTACATACAATTTCTGAGATGttcaaatgtaaaattaaaaaaaaaaaaaaaaaggtgtgtccTGGAATTAGTGAATTACAGATTTAAGGGTATAAACAGGATAGTTAAAGCTTTGAGAACAGATGAATTTTTGATGAAGAGAACACAGCAGAGTCCTCAAAAGCCCTGTTATCTGTTTACTATTCATTAGTTTAGCAAATCCCTAAGTAGCCCTCTTCCTATTTTTATCCTCTTACACTCCACGGGGAGAATGCACTTCACAGATTTACTACCCGCTGTGTAAAAGAGAGCTTCCTTTATTCCTTAATTTCAAGCTTCAGGGGGTGCCTGTGTTTAGCACAGCCAGGAGACTTGTGGCCTTCCATCCCTCCTTGGTTAGCTCTGCCTTTTCACCTCTCAGGGAGAGGCCACACAGTGAAGCACAGGATGGGAAGTCATGTCAGGGGATGGGCTCTCCCAAGGATGCCAACCACTCCATTTTTTCCCTAGTCATCATGGGCTGATTTTTCCTGAAAATGATCTAACATTAACCCCTGACATCTTTTCCTACATTGAAAGTTGAGGGTTAGAAACCCACTGATGTATTAACAAGGGCAGAAAAAAACTCCACCAGGTTGGACAACTGGAAGCAAGACCCCCATAAACCTGGCTTCTAAACAGTTCAAGTTCAAGACTAACCCAAGACCATAAGATCAccagcatggggatccctgggtggtgcagcggtttagcgcctgcctttggcccagggcgcgatcctggagacccgggatcgaatcccacgtcgggctcccggtgcatggagcctgcttctccttctgcctgtgtctctgccccccaaccctctgtgtgactatcataaattaaaaaaaaaaaaaaaaaaaaagatcaccagCATGGGAGACCCACTGCTCTGCCCTTTGGCTGTGCTGCCCCTCAAACTTTCATGGGGTAGTATCCCATGGAAGGCAGGAGAAGCTGTGTCCCACGTGCTTGGAGAAGAcctccatggggcacctggctggctctgccggtagagcttgtgactcttacCTCGGGATTATGAGTTTGTGCTTCAAGTTGGGTGtagcgattacttaaaaaaaagaaagaaagaaagaaagaaaaggacccCTACAAAGCTACCAGACTGGCAAGGACAGGAAGGACAGAGCACCCAAGGTGAGCAAAGCTGTAGGAAAAATAAGTACAAACACATATTGCACACGTTCTAGAAAACAGCCTAATGAGACGTAATAAGAGTAATAAAGTCATTTCTACCATGTGGCCTAATAATTCCACTTCAGAAGCAtactcaaaggaaaaatattttttaagtgttcataAGTGTTCCAGAATGATAGTGGTTGAACAACTTTGTGAAtctattaaaaactattaaactgtatactttaaaagagtaaattttatgatatgtgaattatatcttaatttttaaaattttttttaaaaatttatttatgatagtcacacacagagagagagagagggaggcagagacacaggcagagggagaagcaggctccatgcaccgggaacccgacatgggatttgatctcaggtctccaggattgcgccctgggccaaaggcaggcgccaaaccgctgcgccacccagggatccctatatcttaattttttaaaagcttgcaAAGTActatttaaaatggcaaaaagtgaGAACAGCCAAAATGCCTCATAATAGGGCAATTCATTTTCTGTGAAACAAAATCGAGCAGAAATAGAGGTTATACTTTATACAGACTGTCGATATGTGCAAGT
This region includes:
- the H6PD gene encoding GDH/6PGL endoplasmic bifunctional protein isoform X2; amino-acid sequence: MNDGWWIDFELMRLIFWSSKRETKRHLWPSVAPPLLTIDGIGTRPPGCWKMFTVAVCMAFLACLQAQELQGHVSIILLGATGDLAKKYLWQGLFQLYLDEVGKGYSFSFHGAALTSTKQGQELIAKVLESLSCPEDMEPGRCAELKGQFQRLSQYRHLKTNEDYMALSKDIEAQLQHEGLREAGRIFYFSVPPFAYADIARSINSSCRPGPGAWLRVVLEKPFGHDYVSAQQLATELGSFFQEEEMYRVDHYLGKQAVAQILPFRDQNRKALDGLWNRHHVERVEIIMKETVDAEGRTSFYEEYGVIRDVLQNHLTEVLTLVAMELPYNISSSKAVLQHKLQAFQALRGLQKGSAVLGQYQAYSRQVRREQQKPDSFYSLTPTFAGILVHVDNLRWEGVPFILMSGKALDERVGYIRILFRNQAYCAQNEKRWVVDQSQCLPRQIIFYIGHGELGSPAVLVSRNLFRPSLPSKSWKEVEGRPGLHLFGRPISDYYVYSPVREQDAYSVLISHIFHGRKDSFITTENLLASWVFWTPLLDSLAHEVPRLYPGGAENGFLLDFEFSGAQLRFCQQQLEQLVPGPGSAPMPSNFQVLTAKYRESPLISAWPEELISKLADDIEATAVRAVRRFGEFHLALSGGSSPVPLLEQLATGHFGFPWAQTHLWLVDERCVPLWDPESNFQGLQAHLLRYIRVPYYNIHPMPVHLHQRLCAEEDQGAQMYASEISALVTNSSFDLVLLGMGTDGHTASLFPQSPAGLDGTQPVVLTRSPYKPHQRMSLSLPLINRARKVAVLVMGRVKREITMLVSRAGHEPKKWPISGVLPSSGQLVWYMDYEAFLG